Proteins co-encoded in one uncultured Bacteroides sp. genomic window:
- a CDS encoding TonB-dependent receptor — translation MKNIMLFLMALVMSCHVMAQQGRITGTVTDSKDGSGMPGVNVQVKGTTNGTITDINGKFMLNVSTKNAVIVVSCVGYNSQEIRLKGDQKIANVALEENSKLLDEVVVVGYGSMKKSDLTGSVGSLSGDKLKESVVANFDQALQGRIAGVQVSSNSGTPGAATTIRIRGASSITSDNEPLYIIDGIPVQGSGATIAGFDWAGGANGQNKVNPLAAISPSDIISIDVLKDASACAIYGSAGANGVVMVTTRRGKAGEVKINYDGYASVSSLPKTLDMMNLQQFAVYQQELSKDLGNPLSDYFKDPSILGSGQDWQNAIFRSAIAQNHSLSISGGTDKTQFSVSGSWFDQDGIVIGSGFNRFNSRFNFDAQARSWLKLGGSLSFARTNETITLNDGGDGVIMQSLLMPPNVPVKDMDGNYAGPNSVEGVSWNPVAVAMTRTNTLLRNRVMGGFYGAAEIVKGLTLRSEYSFDISNNTNKAFHPTYHWGALENNINRIMQRDDQSMFWVQKDYLTWDKTFNQKHNINLMGGFEVQESSWEGTQLIKSKLTTDDIKVIGVDGTYETNSGWKDKATQISVFGRANYNYDHRYYLTGTLRRDASSKFGSGNRWGNFPSMAVAWRISNEAFMKDIKSISNLKLRLGYGMVGNSNIGNYKFGSSMTASSTPFGTGYRPTNISNPDLKWESSVQYNGGIDLGLFSDRISLSVDAYYKTTKGLLLQVSIPSYLGGSTYDDIQSPIANIGKMDNKGVDISLSTHNIKGKNLNWTSNLIFSLNRGKVIGLNDDSQALYGKLNWYSEFQTATITKVGQPLGVFYGYQTEGIFKDKADILNHAVQKADPQNSKINYVNKTGGVWVGDIKFVDRNDDGVIDTKDQTIIGNPNPDFTFGFNNNITYKNFDLAFSINGSVGGDILNYARVLTEGQTSIWTNQSVDVVNRAKIGLTDANGSATDPDNVYLLNPNATVPRAATNDVNRNNRMSDRFIEDGSYVRLSNISLGYTLPKDFTRKMKIDKLRVYASAQNLLTITGYSGYDPEIGSYNQSAQLQNIDMGHYPTPRMFTFGINLGF, via the coding sequence ATGAAAAACATCATGTTGTTTTTAATGGCGCTTGTGATGAGTTGTCATGTCATGGCACAACAAGGCCGAATTACCGGTACGGTTACCGACAGTAAGGACGGTTCCGGTATGCCTGGCGTAAATGTTCAAGTAAAAGGGACCACAAATGGAACCATAACAGACATTAATGGAAAATTCATGTTGAATGTTTCTACAAAGAATGCCGTTATTGTTGTTTCCTGTGTGGGGTACAACTCCCAGGAAATCCGTCTGAAAGGCGATCAGAAGATTGCCAATGTGGCTTTAGAAGAGAATTCTAAATTACTTGATGAGGTGGTTGTTGTAGGTTATGGTTCTATGAAGAAAAGTGACCTTACAGGGTCTGTAGGTTCTCTTAGTGGTGATAAACTGAAAGAATCAGTAGTTGCTAACTTTGACCAGGCTTTGCAAGGACGTATTGCTGGTGTGCAGGTCTCGTCTAATTCCGGTACTCCAGGTGCTGCAACTACGATCCGTATCCGTGGAGCAAGTTCTATCACTTCAGATAATGAACCTCTCTACATTATTGATGGTATCCCGGTACAAGGCTCAGGTGCTACAATTGCAGGATTTGATTGGGCTGGTGGTGCAAACGGTCAAAACAAGGTTAATCCGTTGGCTGCAATTTCTCCAAGTGATATCATAAGTATTGATGTATTGAAAGATGCTTCAGCTTGTGCTATTTATGGTTCTGCAGGTGCCAATGGTGTTGTTATGGTTACAACTCGTCGTGGTAAGGCTGGTGAAGTCAAAATCAACTATGATGGTTATGCCTCCGTATCTTCTCTTCCTAAGACCTTGGATATGATGAATCTTCAGCAATTTGCTGTTTATCAACAAGAATTATCCAAAGATCTGGGTAATCCTCTCTCTGATTATTTTAAGGATCCGTCTATATTAGGTTCAGGTCAGGATTGGCAAAATGCTATTTTCCGCTCTGCAATTGCACAAAACCATTCACTTTCCATATCTGGGGGAACTGATAAAACTCAATTCTCTGTATCCGGTAGCTGGTTTGATCAGGATGGTATTGTAATAGGTTCAGGTTTCAATCGTTTTAATTCCCGTTTTAATTTTGATGCACAAGCCCGTAGCTGGCTCAAGTTAGGTGGCTCTCTTTCTTTTGCACGCACCAATGAAACTATTACTCTTAATGATGGTGGTGATGGTGTAATTATGCAGTCTCTTTTGATGCCTCCTAATGTTCCGGTTAAAGACATGGATGGCAATTATGCAGGACCGAATTCTGTTGAAGGAGTATCCTGGAATCCGGTAGCTGTTGCTATGACACGTACCAATACATTACTTCGTAATCGTGTTATGGGCGGTTTCTATGGCGCTGCTGAAATTGTAAAAGGGTTGACTCTCCGTTCTGAATATTCTTTTGATATTTCAAATAACACCAACAAAGCATTTCACCCTACTTATCATTGGGGGGCTTTGGAAAATAATATCAACCGTATTATGCAGCGTGATGACCAGTCTATGTTCTGGGTTCAGAAAGATTATCTTACCTGGGACAAGACATTTAATCAGAAGCATAATATCAATCTGATGGGAGGTTTTGAAGTACAGGAATCTTCTTGGGAAGGAACTCAGCTGATTAAGAGTAAGCTGACTACAGATGACATCAAAGTAATAGGTGTTGATGGTACTTATGAAACAAACTCTGGCTGGAAAGATAAAGCTACTCAGATATCTGTATTCGGTCGTGCAAATTATAATTATGACCACCGTTATTATCTGACAGGAACACTGCGTAGGGATGCTTCTTCTAAGTTTGGTTCAGGCAATCGTTGGGGAAATTTCCCATCAATGGCAGTAGCTTGGCGTATCAGTAATGAAGCTTTTATGAAGGATATAAAATCGATTTCTAATCTAAAACTTCGTTTAGGCTATGGTATGGTAGGTAATTCAAATATTGGGAACTACAAATTCGGGTCTTCTATGACAGCTTCTTCAACACCTTTCGGAACCGGCTATCGTCCTACAAATATATCGAATCCGGATTTGAAATGGGAATCTTCTGTTCAATACAATGGTGGAATAGACTTGGGGTTGTTTAGTGATCGTATTTCATTGAGTGTAGATGCTTATTACAAAACTACAAAGGGTCTTTTATTGCAGGTTTCTATTCCTAGTTATTTAGGTGGCTCTACTTATGATGATATTCAGTCTCCTATTGCAAATATAGGAAAGATGGACAATAAGGGAGTTGATATATCTTTATCAACTCATAACATAAAGGGTAAGAATCTGAACTGGACATCTAATCTGATATTCTCTCTCAACCGTGGTAAGGTAATCGGTTTAAATGATGATAGTCAGGCTCTTTATGGTAAACTAAACTGGTATTCTGAATTTCAGACTGCTACTATTACAAAAGTGGGTCAACCATTAGGTGTTTTTTATGGTTATCAAACAGAAGGTATCTTCAAAGATAAAGCAGATATCTTAAATCATGCAGTTCAAAAGGCTGATCCGCAAAATAGTAAAATCAATTATGTGAATAAAACTGGTGGTGTCTGGGTAGGTGACATTAAGTTCGTTGATCGCAATGATGATGGAGTGATTGATACGAAAGACCAGACTATTATCGGTAATCCAAATCCTGATTTTACATTTGGTTTTAATAATAACATAACTTATAAAAACTTTGATTTGGCATTTTCAATTAATGGATCAGTTGGCGGTGATATATTAAATTATGCTCGTGTATTAACAGAGGGCCAGACTAGTATTTGGACAAATCAGTCTGTTGATGTGGTTAACCGTGCAAAAATAGGTTTGACTGATGCAAATGGTTCAGCTACAGATCCTGATAATGTTTATTTGCTTAATCCAAATGCAACGGTGCCACGTGCAGCTACTAATGATGTAAACCGTAACAATCGTATGTCTGATCGTTTTATTGAAGATGGATCTTATGTACGTCTATCAAATATTTCACTGGGTTATACATTACCTAAGGACTTTACAAGGAAAATGAAGATAGATAAACTTAGAGTATATGCCAGCGCTCAGAATTTGCTCACAATAACTGGCTATTCTGGTTATGATCCTGAAATTGGTTCATATAATCAAAGTGCTCAGCTGCAGAATATTGATATGGGACACTATCCAACTCCTAGAATGTTCACATTTGGTATTAACCTGGGATTTTAA
- a CDS encoding acetylxylan esterase → MKMKKSWVGLFIWCFSLSLFAQSNKEVEGLTYKVKQTNDWVFYSPQNPTIEVLVRNEHNVQAKAALNLQVTTDDFKPVHKFAQSISLNKGDSTEADFSFSVPAPGFYRCTVSQEVNGIVKEIKKFNIGYEPEYIVSLPDNKPDLRKFWDESLAELAKVAPEYKLTLIPDSSNNVRKLYKVSMKSIGGVEISGYYSTPAKKGKYPAIISYMGYGSKPWVPKTNDNPDFVKFVLSVRGQGLQQPTNVYGDWITYGIQSKEEFYYRGAFMDLVRAIDFVASRPEVNTKNIFAEGGSQGGAFTLAACALDHRIAAAAPFIPFLSDYPDYFKIVHWPGDVVKAALAKQSGMTETQLYEMLSYFDIKNLAGWIKCPVIMAAGLQDEVCPPHTNFSGYNRISTEKEYHINPTYGHDVPPTWWNLRLDFFKKHMK, encoded by the coding sequence ATGAAGATGAAGAAAAGTTGGGTAGGTTTATTTATTTGGTGTTTCTCACTCTCTTTATTTGCTCAGTCAAATAAAGAGGTAGAAGGTCTTACTTACAAAGTAAAGCAAACAAATGATTGGGTGTTCTATTCTCCTCAGAATCCTACAATTGAGGTCTTGGTCAGAAATGAGCATAATGTACAGGCTAAAGCTGCATTAAACTTGCAAGTAACCACAGATGATTTCAAACCGGTGCATAAGTTTGCACAATCTATCTCTCTGAATAAAGGAGATTCCACAGAGGCTGATTTTTCCTTCTCTGTTCCAGCTCCCGGTTTCTATCGTTGTACCGTTTCTCAGGAAGTAAATGGAATAGTAAAAGAAATTAAGAAATTTAATATTGGCTATGAACCGGAATACATTGTTTCGCTTCCTGATAATAAGCCTGATCTGCGCAAATTTTGGGACGAAAGCCTGGCCGAACTGGCAAAAGTAGCTCCTGAATATAAGCTTACTCTGATTCCGGATTCTTCAAACAATGTGCGCAAGTTATATAAGGTAAGTATGAAATCCATTGGCGGAGTTGAAATCTCAGGTTATTATTCAACGCCGGCAAAAAAAGGAAAGTACCCTGCTATAATTAGTTATATGGGATATGGTTCCAAACCATGGGTGCCGAAAACAAATGATAATCCCGACTTCGTAAAATTTGTTTTATCAGTTCGTGGACAAGGCCTGCAGCAGCCAACAAACGTTTACGGTGATTGGATTACATACGGCATTCAATCGAAAGAAGAATTTTATTATCGTGGTGCCTTTATGGATTTAGTTCGTGCAATAGATTTTGTGGCATCACGTCCTGAAGTTAATACAAAAAATATTTTCGCAGAGGGAGGTAGCCAAGGTGGAGCCTTTACACTGGCTGCTTGTGCACTTGATCATCGTATTGCTGCAGCTGCTCCTTTCATTCCATTTCTTTCAGATTATCCCGATTATTTTAAAATAGTTCACTGGCCGGGAGATGTAGTGAAGGCTGCTTTGGCAAAGCAATCGGGGATGACTGAAACTCAGTTGTATGAGATGCTATCTTATTTTGATATTAAGAATTTAGCCGGATGGATTAAATGTCCGGTGATCATGGCAGCTGGATTGCAGGACGAAGTTTGTCCTCCTCATACTAACTTCTCAGGTTATAATCGTATCAGTACTGAAAAAGAGTATCATATTAATCCAACTTATGGACACGATGTTCCTCCCACATGGTGGAATCTTCGTCTGGATTTCTTTAAAAAACATATGAAATAG